Proteins encoded by one window of Bacteroidia bacterium:
- a CDS encoding AAA family ATPase yields the protein MFDIREINEKIQRESEFIDLLQLELSKVIVGQKYMVERLLIGLLSNGHLLLEGVPGLAKTLAIKSLASAIDARFSRIQFTPDLLPADLVGTLMYNQKKEEFAVRKGPIFANFILADEINRAPAKVQSALLEAMQEKQVTIGDETFKLDEPFLVLATQNPIEQEGTYPLPEAQLDRFMLKVVIGYPTREDEKLIIRQNLSQEKNNITPVIRTSDILKARQLVREVYMDEKIEKYIIDIVFATRFPNDNKLGKIAQLINYGGSPRASINLALAAKTYAFIKRRGYVIPEDVRAICHDVMRHRIGLTYEAEAENYTTDMVINEVLNVVEVP from the coding sequence ATGTTTGATATCAGAGAAATAAACGAAAAAATCCAGCGCGAAAGTGAATTCATTGACCTTTTGCAATTAGAATTGAGCAAGGTAATTGTTGGACAGAAATACATGGTAGAAAGACTACTCATTGGCTTACTCTCCAATGGTCACTTATTGCTAGAAGGTGTTCCTGGTCTTGCTAAAACATTAGCCATTAAATCACTTGCATCTGCAATTGATGCACGCTTTAGCCGTATTCAGTTTACTCCTGATTTATTACCTGCAGATTTAGTAGGAACATTAATGTATAATCAGAAAAAAGAAGAATTTGCAGTTCGCAAAGGGCCCATTTTCGCCAACTTTATTTTAGCTGATGAAATAAACCGCGCCCCTGCAAAAGTACAAAGTGCTTTGCTTGAAGCAATGCAGGAAAAACAAGTTACTATTGGAGATGAGACTTTTAAACTTGATGAGCCTTTTCTGGTACTTGCCACCCAGAATCCTATTGAGCAGGAAGGAACTTATCCATTGCCTGAAGCACAATTAGATCGTTTTATGCTCAAGGTGGTTATCGGATATCCAACGCGTGAAGATGAGAAATTAATTATTCGTCAGAATTTATCACAGGAAAAAAATAATATCACGCCAGTTATCCGCACTTCAGATATCCTTAAAGCAAGGCAATTGGTTCGCGAAGTTTACATGGACGAAAAAATAGAAAAATATATTATTGATATTGTTTTTGCCACACGTTTTCCTAATGACAACAAACTAGGAAAAATTGCACAACTCATCAACTATGGAGGATCGCCACGTGCAAGTATTAATCTTGCTCTTGCAGCAAAAACTTATGCTTTTATAAAACGCAGAGGTTATGTTATTCCTGAAGATGTACGTGCTATTTGTCATGATGTAATGCGTCATCGTATTGGCTTGACTTATGAAGCAGAGGCAGAAAACTATACAACAGATATGGTGATTAACGAAGTACTTAACGTTGTTGAAGTACCTTAA